The DNA region CAGCACCGAAGGAGCTGCCTGATCATGCGCGTCAATTTCACGGTCAACGGCCGCAGGCACGAGGCGGACGACGTCTGGGAGGGCGAGTCCCTCCTCTACGTGCTGCGCGAGCGGATGGGCCTGCCCGGCTCGAAGAACGCCTGCGAGCAGGGCGAGTGCGGCTCCTGCACCGTCCGCCTGGACGGTGTGCCGGTCTGCTCCTGTCTGGTCGCGGCCGGCCAGGTGGAGGGCCGCGAGGTCGTCACGGTCGAGGGCCTCGCCGACTTCGCCGCCCACCGCTCCGAGCAGCACCCGGGCAGCGGCTGCGCCTCCGGCGTGTGCGGCACGGCGCTCGACAGGGCCCGGCAGTGGGAGGCCAGGCCGACCGGTGAGGAGAGCCGGGAAACCGGTGAACTCTCCCCGACCCAGCAGGCGTT from Streptomyces sp. NBC_01591 includes:
- a CDS encoding (2Fe-2S)-binding protein; the protein is MRVNFTVNGRRHEADDVWEGESLLYVLRERMGLPGSKNACEQGECGSCTVRLDGVPVCSCLVAAGQVEGREVVTVEGLADFAAHRSEQHPGSGCASGVCGTALDRARQWEARPTGEESRETGELSPTQQAFIDAGAVQCGFCTPGLLVAADELLERNPEPSDADIREALSGNLCRCTGYEKILDAVRLAAARAEETV